From Deinococcus multiflagellatus, a single genomic window includes:
- a CDS encoding DUF305 domain-containing protein yields MPGMDHSSMPGMSGSSASMPMAKTDLSGLAKLQGKAFDRAFLSMMVPHHQMAVDMARAVLPLSKDATVKTWANAVIKDQNREITQMNTMLKGMGGVNTAMAGEMKNSMKGMGDMVKKAKNPDVAFVQGMLPHHASAIEMANLALQQGQDARVLSLSRAIITAQAKEMLDYRTWLKKRGL; encoded by the coding sequence ATGCCGGGTATGGACCACAGCAGCATGCCCGGTATGTCAGGTTCCTCCGCCAGCATGCCGATGGCCAAGACGGATCTGAGTGGCCTGGCCAAACTTCAGGGCAAGGCGTTTGACCGCGCGTTCCTCAGCATGATGGTGCCGCACCACCAGATGGCGGTGGACATGGCGCGCGCCGTGCTGCCCCTCAGCAAGGACGCCACGGTCAAGACCTGGGCCAACGCCGTGATCAAGGACCAGAACCGTGAGATCACGCAGATGAACACCATGCTCAAAGGCATGGGAGGCGTGAACACGGCTATGGCGGGCGAGATGAAAAACAGCATGAAAGGCATGGGCGACATGGTGAAGAAGGCCAAGAACCCGGACGTCGCCTTCGTGCAGGGCATGCTACCCCACCACGCGTCCGCAATCGAGATGGCCAATCTCGCCTTGCAGCAGGGTCAGGACGCCCGCGTGCTAAGCCTGTCCAGAGCCATCATCACGGCGCAGGCGAAGGAAATGCTCGACTACCGCACCTGGCTCAAGAAGCGCGGCCTGTAG
- a CDS encoding sensor histidine kinase, producing MRLFPRLLLNHLAVMTLMAVVLIVAAELAAHPFIQHHVEEMVRQMGASGAGMRADLSSGMRATLTRALLTALPLALLVATGTAWVAARRVTASVRTLQAGSAAIASGEYARRLPESGQDELADLAHSFNVMAGTLAQVEQTRVDLIGNVAHELRAPVAAVRGYVEAAQDGVMSHGSAMTAIHRELASMERLVSDLSLVSRVEAGQVEVHPQRTSVAELLAHAQQRFAPPFEDKGVDLVVPPLPTTLEAWTDPERAGQILANVLSNALRHTAPGGQVRVTSKTEGEVIYVTVQDTGTGISPEHLDRVFERFFRANTARTRGEGSGVGLTVARGLARALGGDLTVRSSLGQGATFTLSLPLK from the coding sequence ATGCGCCTGTTTCCCCGTCTGCTGCTCAATCACCTCGCCGTGATGACGCTGATGGCCGTGGTTCTGATCGTGGCGGCGGAACTGGCCGCGCACCCCTTCATTCAGCACCACGTGGAGGAAATGGTCCGGCAGATGGGGGCCAGCGGCGCGGGGATGCGCGCCGACCTCAGCAGCGGCATGCGCGCCACCCTCACGCGCGCGCTGCTCACGGCCTTGCCACTGGCCCTTCTGGTGGCCACCGGGACCGCCTGGGTCGCCGCGCGGCGCGTCACGGCGTCCGTGCGGACCCTCCAGGCGGGCAGCGCCGCCATTGCCAGTGGGGAGTACGCCCGGCGCCTCCCGGAATCCGGTCAGGATGAGCTCGCGGATCTTGCGCACAGCTTCAATGTCATGGCCGGCACCCTGGCGCAGGTGGAGCAGACCCGTGTGGACCTGATTGGCAACGTGGCACACGAGTTGCGTGCGCCAGTGGCAGCGGTACGCGGGTACGTGGAGGCGGCGCAGGACGGCGTGATGAGCCACGGCAGTGCCATGACCGCCATCCACCGGGAGCTGGCCAGCATGGAGCGGTTGGTGAGTGACCTGAGCCTCGTCAGCCGGGTTGAAGCGGGTCAGGTGGAGGTGCACCCGCAGCGCACCTCTGTCGCCGAGTTGCTGGCACACGCCCAGCAACGGTTTGCGCCCCCTTTCGAGGACAAGGGTGTAGACCTGGTGGTGCCGCCGTTGCCCACCACACTGGAGGCCTGGACCGATCCGGAGCGCGCCGGTCAAATTCTGGCAAACGTGCTGAGCAACGCGCTGCGACACACGGCTCCCGGAGGACAGGTGCGCGTCACGAGCAAGACAGAGGGAGAGGTTATCTACGTCACCGTGCAGGACACCGGCACAGGCATTTCGCCGGAACATCTCGACCGGGTGTTCGAGCGCTTCTTCCGGGCGAATACAGCCCGGACGCGCGGGGAAGGCAGTGGAGTTGGGCTCACGGTGGCCCGCGGCTTGGCGCGCGCACTGGGCGGTGATCTGACGGTCCGGTCCAGCCTAGGACAGGGGGCGACTTTCACCTTGTCCCTGCCTCTGAAGTGA
- a CDS encoding PepSY domain-containing protein, with protein MNKNTRTVLLALATTAAVAVPLVGYAFAQNAPVAPVTATQSGEKRGTEETEAAETSVKSSIQLPAEQPGTEIPDAQEDAQVRALAKITPQQATQAAQAAVPGAASSVKLEDEDGSLVYAVVIGQTEVMVDAGNGQVLHQEAEDGEAETGADEQEGSEQAETNR; from the coding sequence ATGAACAAGAACACCCGTACCGTCCTGCTTGCCCTCGCCACCACCGCCGCCGTCGCCGTTCCCCTGGTCGGCTACGCCTTCGCGCAGAATGCCCCAGTGGCCCCGGTCACGGCCACCCAGTCCGGGGAGAAGCGTGGGACGGAAGAAACCGAAGCAGCCGAGACGAGCGTCAAAAGTAGCATTCAACTTCCCGCTGAGCAGCCGGGCACAGAAATTCCGGACGCTCAGGAAGACGCGCAGGTGCGTGCCCTCGCCAAGATCACCCCGCAACAGGCCACTCAGGCCGCCCAGGCTGCTGTCCCCGGCGCCGCGAGCAGCGTGAAACTGGAAGACGAGGACGGAAGCCTGGTGTACGCCGTGGTGATTGGACAGACCGAGGTGATGGTGGACGCCGGGAACGGTCAGGTGCTGCACCAGGAGGCGGAGGACGGGGAGGCTGAAACCGGAGCTGACGAGCAGGAAGGCAGTGAGCAGGCCGAAACCAACCGCTAA
- a CDS encoding universal stress protein translates to MRFPTDPSRLSYLVPLDGRIGPSWVVDQAIELAQLSGGQLLGVSTLSPEAAPPVLDSFAQRSQQARVPYESFRASGSRSQALGHLMPRVDMVMVAWFPRALRTFGFSTLDRVIRHATRPIWLAQETDQVPTGLTVAFHGQRKAFHAVRHAARLAQAWQRPVDLLVVAEGRDIDDHDVLIARQELLAQGIAERESRYEQGDTGQVLAGVTAADQLLVMGGAGGGHLFGLTVSRVVQQVLKSPRGPVLICP, encoded by the coding sequence ATGCGGTTTCCTACCGACCCCTCCCGTCTCTCTTATCTGGTGCCCCTTGACGGGCGGATCGGCCCATCATGGGTGGTTGACCAGGCCATCGAACTGGCCCAGCTCTCCGGGGGACAGCTGTTGGGCGTGAGTACCCTCTCGCCTGAAGCCGCGCCACCTGTTCTGGACAGCTTTGCACAGCGCTCTCAGCAAGCGCGGGTTCCTTACGAATCGTTCCGCGCCTCCGGCTCCCGGTCCCAGGCACTGGGCCACCTGATGCCACGCGTGGATATGGTGATGGTCGCCTGGTTCCCAAGGGCCCTCCGGACGTTTGGCTTCTCCACTCTGGACCGGGTGATCCGGCATGCCACGCGGCCGATCTGGCTCGCTCAGGAAACAGATCAGGTCCCGACCGGCCTGACCGTGGCGTTCCATGGCCAGCGCAAAGCGTTTCACGCGGTCAGGCATGCGGCGCGGTTGGCCCAGGCCTGGCAGCGCCCGGTCGATCTTCTGGTTGTGGCAGAGGGGCGCGACATCGATGACCATGACGTGCTGATTGCCCGCCAGGAGTTACTGGCGCAGGGCATTGCCGAGCGGGAGAGCCGCTACGAACAGGGCGACACGGGTCAGGTGCTGGCGGGTGTCACTGCCGCGGATCAGCTGTTGGTGATGGGAGGTGCGGGCGGCGGCCATCTGTTCGGGTTGACGGTGAGCCGGGTCGTGCAGCAGGTGCTCAAGTCGCCACGAGGCCCAGTCCTGATCTGCCCATAA
- a CDS encoding response regulator transcription factor, with product MQAKRILIIEDNADIAALLTYDLQDEGYAVSHASTAMTGLIQARTQCPDLILLDLGLPDADGRLVVSRLRKVSDVPILVLSARSAVDEKVELLRMGADDYLVKPYHLTELVARLETQLRRRLPPVLLCGELTLVLDTGLASYGGAQLRLTPTEFEMLRLLTQAAGHAVSRANLMARLWQGQRPASSTALDVHLTNVRRKLRAAGGGDMVRTVRGHGYVMVSSPPGQEGSSSESSDHITRGRRLLTPA from the coding sequence ATGCAGGCCAAGCGCATCCTGATCATCGAGGACAACGCTGACATCGCCGCCTTATTGACCTATGACCTTCAGGATGAGGGGTACGCCGTGTCCCACGCGTCTACTGCCATGACAGGGCTCATTCAGGCGCGGACACAGTGTCCCGACCTGATTCTCCTGGACCTGGGGCTCCCCGATGCAGATGGGCGGTTGGTGGTGTCCCGATTGAGGAAGGTTTCAGATGTACCGATTCTAGTCCTGAGCGCGCGGAGCGCAGTGGATGAGAAGGTCGAGCTCCTCCGCATGGGCGCGGATGATTACCTGGTCAAACCGTACCACCTGACGGAACTTGTGGCCCGCCTCGAAACCCAGTTGCGCCGCCGTCTGCCCCCGGTGCTGCTGTGCGGCGAGCTGACACTGGTGCTGGACACCGGCCTCGCGTCATACGGGGGCGCCCAGTTGCGCCTGACCCCCACAGAATTTGAGATGCTGCGCCTGCTGACCCAAGCGGCGGGTCACGCCGTCTCCCGGGCGAACCTGATGGCGAGACTGTGGCAGGGGCAGCGTCCAGCATCCAGTACGGCCCTTGATGTTCACCTCACCAACGTCCGCAGGAAGTTGCGTGCCGCAGGAGGTGGCGACATGGTGCGCACGGTGCGGGGACACGGCTATGTGATGGTGAGTTCGCCGCCTGGCCAGGAAGGCAGCAGTTCTGAGTCCAGTGATCACATCACACGCGGGAGGCGTCTCCTGACTCCCGCCTGA
- a CDS encoding mechanosensitive ion channel family protein, giving the protein MSVETALQEFIGALGWLGRRLPLAALSVVILVITYLLSRWTFQGMRWVLRRVVRDRLLASFVARLLSYTVFVAGVAVIIRLLGWQDEVATVVAGAGLTVAVLGFAFRDIGENLLAGLFLAASRPFTVGDIVQVGGVEGTVLRIDLRYTQLRTFDGRDAFVPNAQVFKEPVFNATRNRMLRGDFEFEIGDGDDLLQVQRLGIEALTQLAEVVDEPAPYAAIVEPLVGKFRVRFYFWTRLAAKRQAFVQLKGEAILAVWTALSQSGIRAPVDTLALVTTRSEDTFLPARQPGGRQAGDSSDI; this is encoded by the coding sequence GTGAGCGTCGAGACCGCCCTGCAAGAGTTCATAGGTGCCCTGGGGTGGTTGGGGCGCAGACTGCCGCTGGCCGCGTTGTCGGTCGTGATTCTCGTGATCACGTACCTGTTGTCGCGCTGGACCTTCCAGGGCATGCGCTGGGTCCTGCGCCGGGTGGTCCGGGACCGGCTGCTGGCCTCCTTCGTCGCGCGGCTGCTCTCGTACACCGTGTTTGTGGCTGGAGTCGCCGTCATCATTCGCCTGCTGGGGTGGCAGGACGAAGTGGCGACGGTTGTGGCGGGTGCGGGACTGACCGTCGCGGTGCTGGGCTTCGCCTTCCGGGATATCGGCGAGAACCTGCTCGCGGGCCTGTTCCTGGCTGCCTCCCGGCCGTTCACGGTTGGAGACATTGTGCAGGTGGGCGGCGTGGAAGGGACGGTGCTGCGGATCGACCTGCGGTACACCCAGTTGCGGACCTTCGATGGTCGGGACGCCTTTGTGCCCAATGCGCAGGTGTTCAAGGAGCCGGTGTTCAATGCCACGCGCAACCGCATGTTGCGCGGCGATTTTGAGTTCGAGATAGGAGATGGAGATGATCTGCTTCAGGTGCAGCGTCTGGGGATCGAAGCACTGACGCAGTTAGCTGAAGTGGTCGATGAGCCTGCGCCATACGCGGCCATCGTCGAGCCGCTGGTGGGGAAGTTCCGGGTGCGCTTTTACTTCTGGACGCGCCTGGCGGCCAAGCGTCAGGCCTTTGTGCAGCTCAAGGGCGAAGCGATCCTGGCAGTGTGGACCGCGCTCAGTCAATCAGGCATCCGGGCGCCGGTCGACACGCTTGCCCTGGTCACGACCCGAAGTGAGGACACTTTCCTGCCTGCACGTCAGCCAGGCGGGCGCCAAGCAGGTGACTCGTCAGACATTTGA